The DNA segment TCTTTAGAAAAGTTAATAAATGGAGTTATCGATAGATTTATTGTCCGCTATGGTGGACAAGATAAACAAGAATACCGTGATTGTTTGCTAAAAGTATTTGAAAAACTGATACTCTACCGCGGCTGGGATTTGGGAGCCGCCTATGCTAAATATGAAACTCCTGATCAAATAAATATTAGACCTATTTTCAACGAAGAAACACCCAATATCTCCAACCATACTAAACAAAGTATATTTGAGTCATTGGAGGACCTACTAAACAATCCTAGCACTACCGAATCTAGAGTCCTGGCGGAATTAGGAAGAATTTCTTTCGGTTTAGAGGTGGTATTTCAGTCGCCGCACGATACATTATTTCACTCATTGACACTACCTGATGCAATATATTTGGATGCCAATGTACTAATGCCAGCTATAACAAAGGGACATCCATATTACCAAATATATGTGGATACGATCGAAAGCCTAGTAAACGCAACGTCTGAATCAGGTAAAAAGTTAAATATTTACGCATATGGTGAGTATCTTAAAGAAACCGTACGTCACAAAAATTATGCAGAAACCGAAATCGAATCAATGGGGGATCGAGTTATAGATATGCTAAGAGACGAAGTTGTACTATTTGGTCATAGCAGTCTAAATGTATTTATTGCTGGTTACTTGAACTACGTTGCGAGAGACAAAAAACTTACTTTTAATCAGTATTTGAAGGAAAATGCACCATATAATTCTATCAAGTCAATGGTCCCATTTATAAAAAAGAAAGGTATAGAAACTATCGAAGACAAAAATACGGTCGATAGAAATGCCGATTATCCAGGCATACTCAACGAATTGGAAAAAGCTTATGTCGATGATTCTGAAAAAAGTGCCTCACTAATACAACATGATGCAAAAATGCTGTCAATGCTTAACTATGACTTACAAGCTGGTAAATCTTCTCTTTTTATTACCGCTGATAACAAATTGAAAAAGAAAATTGAGAAAACTAAATACTCCTCTTTATCTAACTATATGATGAGCCATATTGGGTTAAGCCAACTTGTAGATTTGTTAGTCGGAACAAAAGTACATTCAGGAATCACAAAGTTATTGTGGTCTACACAAGTTTCGAGCGACACCGAAAAAGTCAAGAACTTACTAATCAGCAAAGCCTTACATCACTACGATGAAGGTTTAGCCATGTCTCTTCCAGACAAAGTCGAAAGTGTGGCAGAGGATATAGTTATCGAGTTGAATAAGAAAAACTTGGATTTAAGTACAAACGACGCTGGTGACCGAGAGAAAATATTTGATACTATTGGATCGTTTGAAGAAAAGTTTTATGAAGGGATGCGAGCTGCTATTGAAAAAAAACGACTGGAGAATAACGAATAAAAGTATTATCTAAGAAAAAGACTTGATAATGTCTGGAAACCCCGCTCCTTGATACAAACCAATAATCCGTTAAAATAGGATTAATACGGATTATTGAGGTGTCTAATATATGTCCAAAATTGGCCAAGCACGCGTACTGGATGAAGACCAATTCGCCGCCCTGCTGGCAGAAATACAAAAAAACCGGCACCCGGAGAAAAATACCCTGCTAATGGAAATTAGTTTCAAGCTGGGTCTACGGGTCCAGGAAATCGCGTTGCTGCGGATCAAGGAAGTAGTGGACCTGGGACCGCAGTATCCTCGGGGCTTTAAAATCAAAGATCTTCTTGTGTTACCCAAAGGCTTTACCAAAGGTGCGCGTGCCATGGAGAGATGCCAGGCTACACCGTCACGCCGGAGTGTACGGTTTACCCTGGAGGAATTTGACCAAGTGGTGCAACGCATTGTGAAAGACGCTAAGTCTGGGCCGGTAAACCCGGAAGAATATTACCCGGAACAAACGAAAAAAGGTGGCAAAACGCGGGAATTGCCCATTGTGGATACAAATCTTAAGTCCGCGATTGGTGGATACATTGAACACCGGCTGGAAAAGAACCCGTCCCTCAAACCCAACAACCCGCTAATTATAAGCCAGAAAGGCGGTGCCTACTCACCCAACACGTTGCAGGATCACATGAGTATGATACTCAAAAAATGGGCGGGTATAGAACGCGCCTCCAGTCACAGCGGACGCCGCACGCTGGCCACGAAATTGCTGCATAAGCAAAAGGAACATCTCAAGACTGTTCAACAAATACTGGGACATAAAGACGCGTCAACGACGGTGATCTATCATGAGCTGCCAGAATCGGAAATACGGAACGTTCTTAAAAAAGTTGGTGAAAACTTCGAGTAAATTTGTATTACGCCCTCTCCGGCTTACGCTTTTGTAGTCCGTGGCAACTGAGACAATTGCTATTTTGTTCTATTCACCGCATCCCTCACAACTAAACTCTAATTCGTTTTGCATATTCGGGTTTTACCCCAGAATCGTCTTCTTAAGTAACTATCAACAATTAATTCGTCGGAATTCAAAATGCAACACCTGTAGGTAATATTACAAATTATCAAACGTCACGTTATTATTGGTTTGGCTCGTCACCGTCCCGCCGACGCATGTAGCCTCAACACGCAATGTGTGCAATCCACTAGTTCCTGCCGATTGAAAAAGCGGTACGTAAAATTGTTTTGTTGCAGTTATATCCGGCGGCAATGATATCGGTATAAAAGAGTAAGAATAGTGAACGTTATCAATAAAAAATTCAGCCTGTTGCACACCAGTAGTACAATACAAATCCACACTAAACATCGCATCACCGCTGACCGTGCTGTTTTCTGCCGGGGTAAAGTTCGTGATGACCGCACCATCCTCGTCGATATCAATGGGTGCCACACCGGCGTATACCGCGTCTGTGGCGCCATTAAACACCAATGCCGCCGGAAGCATTTGTTCCCGTGTGAAACCGGTTTGATTGCGCGTATTGTCCACATGGCGCATCAAGACCACTGCAATGTCATGATGATAGGTGTTGGCATCAATGCTTTGATTACCAATCATCAATTGGACACCACCGGCGCTCAAACCGTCCAACAAGCCATCGGATACAATATCATCGTAGGCGTTGTTGATGAAATCGATACTGGTATAGGGCCGGGCGCGACTGCCCTGCCCGGCTTCAATCGACCAATCCAAGGTCATTTGGCTGATTCCGGCAAACAGTATAGTGCTTCGCTCACTCCTTTTTTAGCGCCAGTACAATGTATTACAACATTTACTGATACCATACTTGGAACACACACAGGTTGCGACATATAATCTTTTAGGGGCTTTCTATTATCGATCATATTGTTGGCGAATATGTGTGCCGAAAAAAATACAGAAGTAGAAATAAACACCAGCCTAATGATTATCATTCTAAGATCCCTTATATAATTACGGTATAGTTATTAACAAGTGCGTTGCCATATAGCCCGAGCCAGGCGTTATCTTTAGCCAAAAGGAATCTCGAATGGAATTCGCGTCGCAAGATGCCGAAATACTAAAATACCCAGTCGCCGCACATAAAATTCACAGGGATACAAGATCGAATACCTGGCGGCAAAACACGGGAGCTACCCATTGTTCCCAGCTTAGCTAATTTTCTCCCTTCAATAAAAATATACGTCGGTAGGCTACAGATTATCAAAAGTGACATTGGTATTTGTCAAACTAGTAATTGTGCCGTAGACATTAGTAACATCTACTCGCACAGTATGGGTGCCGCTTGTACCGTCGGGTTGGAAAACAGGGACATAAAACTGAATCGTCGAAGTGGTGCTCAATGGTCGCGTATTGGGAAACCAGCCATAAGAATAGTGAACATCATCAATAAAAAACTCAACTTGCACTATACCTGTAGTATCTACAAGATCCACACTAAACATCGCGTCTCCGCTCACTGAACTTCCATCTGCTGGTTCGAAGTTCGATATGACAGCACCTCCTTCGTCAATAGCGACGATCGGTGTCTCGCCATAAATAGAGTCCGTAGAATCATTAACAGCTATCGCTAACCCCAGCATACCCACTTTGTCGTAACCCAATAGGTTATATGGGTTATCGGCAAATTTCATCATGGCCACAGCCAGATCATGACGATACATTTCCGTACCCACAGCCCTATCGCCCATAAACAATTGAGTCCCATTAACACCTACCCCATTTAATACACCGTCGTAGCGGATGTCGTTGTGTGCGATGGTGATATAATCAGCGATCGTATATGGACGCATTCTCATGACATTACCGGCGTTCACTGATTCATCCAATGTCAATTGACTAATTGCTGCGTGGACGTACCCATTTAGTATTTCATTGTCTGTATATGTTCTCGTCGGCGCTACGGAAACCTTGGCAACGTTGGTATGTAGAATATTAAATCCAGCCAAATCCCAAATAGCGTCATTACTGACAGAAATATGTAGAACTGGATTAACAGCGAATGAGTTCGAATATTGAGCCAGTCCAGTCGACAAAGTTGTATAGTAATTGATGTTTGCAGTAATGCGGCTGTATATCGATGTATTGTAAGCGACATATAGTTCGTCGCTACTATTGATAGTAACCAACGCCATATCCGCATCCTCTATGTAATCACCAGACATCCATCTATTAATCGTGGGCGTAGACGTAGAACTACGTTCAACATCATATATCCAAATGTAATACATTCCCCTGTCCAACAACTCAGTACGCGCGCGCTCTTCACCCTCATATAGCGAAGCGGCCACCAATCCATTATCTGAACTGCTTAACGTTTGTCCCCAGATAGAGTAATCAATAGTGACGGGATCTGGCTGTGATTCCGGATCATCGGTGCCACAGGCAGCAATAGAGCTGCCTATGACAAAAAGAAAAACGTGTAGCTTACGGAACATTAGCGATTCCGCGTGTAGAAAATAGACGATGTCGATAACCACCATAGCCCTGTTTGACCACAGAAAACGTACCTATACCTCCGTCTTGTGTTATATTAGCTTTGATTACACCGTAACTGTGTCCAACAGCAAATATACTAGTGCCTGTGACATCCAAACCAATGAATTGCGTCTGAGAGCTATTGAGAAAACTAGGATCTCTTGCCGCCTCACGTGCCGACAAATCGATACTAAAAGGAGATCCAGGGATCTGACTAAAAACGCCGGTTTGGAAATCCACCGCGTACGCCATTATGGTTTCATTATCAGCAAGTATATACACATATTGGTAATCGCTCGAAACGAGCATTATCTCATATGCTGGGGATAATAGTGTCGTTACGCGATTTTGCACAACTAACGATCCATCAGCCGATACCCTAAAACGGGAAATGGAGTTATTCGCACTATCCCTTAGATACGCATAGTCTCCTGCAGGATCCAACAAAACATCAACAAATTGTTCTGTACTTAGTTTAGAAACGTTACTTTGGAAAGACAAACTGCCATTTGGTTCGATATTGTAAATCTCGATCTCGTGGACACCGGTAGTAATTACAGAACCAACATATATTCTGTTATTGCTCGGGTGGACTGCGAGTTTGAAAACAATGCGTCCGCCCGTGGAAATCGAACTAATGAAAGTTAAAGAACCGTCCTGCTCTACCCGGTAACGATGAATACTACCCCCTGCTGTATGCGACACGCCTGCGTAGAAATATTCTCCACTTGCATCAAATACATACTGATTTAGCTCGGAAAAACCAGAGGTAATGTCGCCGTGGTAAACATCTACTTCGACTGGGTCAAAGGGTACACCTGTAACCGGGTCCAATTCATAGCGCAAGCTACGGGGAACCAGTCGATCCAAGGCATAAATGTATCGCTGGTTTGGATTAAGAGCAAATACTTCTATGTCAATTAACTCACTTTCTTCCGTAAAAATGCCATTATCAGCATACGAGAATGCCTGAGTATTCGACTGAAAAGCAGGCCTGGAATCTCGAATAGCATTATGAGCATACAAATATTGTTTGTTGTCTATATTGATCAAATGTTCCGTATTGTTTGTAGTACCAGCAATATTGGTTACAGCTAACGTGAGTGTACAAATACAATCATTCATAGCAAATGTATCTAAATCAAAGGAAAAATCAGGGATTGTCGCAGATACTCCCTGCGATGCTCCGTTATAAAACAACTCAACGCTAGAAACGCCAACCAGGTCAGAAACCGTACCGCTTACGGTAACCAAGCCACTACTGTAAACATTATTAGAAGGACTGAACTGCGTCACCGTAGGCCCGCTCTCATCTATTGCCACTGTAGGTATAGAATCAAATAGCGCATGGGAGGAATCATTGAGCGCCCGTGCGCTGGGCAACAACTGAGTAGCTGTCAATCCAGTCTGATTATTGATATTGTTCGCCATTCGAATGATACCCAGCGCAATATCGTGACGATAGGTGTTAGCTGTTATGTTTAGCCCGCCGAAAGTCAGCTGTCCGGTACTTCCAATCCCATTAAGCAGTCCATCAAACAAAGCGTCTTCATACGCCACCATTGAGAAATTGATAGAGTTAGTAAACGAATGAGGGGACGGATCGAAAACAGTGCTCAAATCAAGCGACCACTGAGATAGTCCACCAGCATAGAAACCGTATAGCAGGCTGTTAGTGAGAGCGCCAGCATTATTAATGTCCGTGATATCACGAGGTACTGTAGACAGTATGTCTAAGCCGAGAATCGTTGAAACATCATAATTAGCGCTGAAAATTGCATTATCGACTGAACTGCCGTTGGCGATTCTGTACTGCGCAATACCTGTGGCAATATTGGTCCACGTGGTGACATTAACTTTTACCGTGTTACCTGGTACGAGGTGTGCCACTGCTCGTAATATGTGATTCTGGGTAGCTTGCAACGGTATATTGATTGCACTGGCTTCCTCTATATACCTCCCACTGGTGACTTCTATCAATATCGGTGTAGCAGGTGACAAAATAGACAGCTCGTAGCGGCCGAGTGCGTCCGTAACCGTAGCAGCAAGCTCGGCCCCTTTTACGCCGCCCGCAAAGCTGTACACTCTTAGGTCCCCATTGAAAACCAAATTCTGGAACACTTCACCATCCACCGTAGACGGCGGAGTATTGAACACGTCGATGTTTCGTGTAAACGTGTCCGCACCATCGAAAATGTTCGTTGCCACAATCTGTAAATCATACGGTCCGTCAACAATAACAGTAGTATCAATAGAGGCCGAATAATTGTTGCCGGAATTAGTAAAGTTAACCGGAGAACCAGCCAAAGTAACTGTCACGTCTTTTATTCCGTACGGGTCAGTAATGGAGAAGTCCGTGACGAGCGTCCCGACAGTATAGCCTGTCGTATCGGTATTGAATGTAATAGTAGGTAGTGAATCAAACGATTGCGTAGGCAAACCACCAAACACACTGTCACTGGCGAAGTTCAAGGCCTCTACTGTGGCTTTTACGTCGCCCCCATCCAAACCAGACAAATTGTAAGCAGAATTGACAGCCGTAAACATAGCGCTGGCGGTTTGGTAACGGTATGTATCTACGTCCACTACAACTGACCCTAGACTAATCGAACCCTGAGATCCCGTGCCATCCAGTAACCCATCCGCTAACAGATCATCGTATGCAGTAACCGACAAACTCAAAGAATGATATAAGGAGTGCGCATCCACTGCATTAGCTTCGCCAATTTCCAGCGCCAATTGGGATACCGCCGCTATTGCGATACCGTAGCGATGACCATCGGTCGGAAAAGAAGTGCGGTTAGCCGCATCGGTAATGTTCAGTGCAGCAGTTGAGACCACATCAAAACCCAATAGAGTAGCAAACCTCTGGTTAGCCTGAGTAATGGAATTAGCCGCCGTCTCACCCTGCCCAGATAAGTAGTTGGCCAACGCATACGCCAGGTGCGTGTAGTAGGTTAACGAAAGCTGCGCAGTCTGGTTGAGTTGAAAGTTATGAACGGCGCACAACTCGTATCCGTTAGCGTTCACACCGACATCGCTGGCCCATTCTCTATAGGAACCATTACTGGAACAAATAAGGATTGGCGTATTTAATATACGCAAGTCAAACGTGTAAGTACCAGCTCCATTGGTGTTGGACGTCGCCAGTTGCGCACCTTTGGAATCCGTCGCGCTGGGGTCATACTCGAAAACTGTCACCTGGGAAAACAACAAACTTGACACGCCGGATAGTTGAGTGGCAGTACTGTTGATCACCACAATCTCCCGCTCAATGTTCTGTTGAAAACCGTACACATTCTCAACCACAATCGACAATGTATAACGCCCATCCGGAAGCAAAGTGGTATCCAAGCTAGCGGCAGCACCATCACGGTTAGCGTTTTCGGTCACTGTCGCCGGTAGGGTGCCGATGGTCGTAGAAACATTCGTGACGCCATATGGGTCGCTGTAAGAAAAATTCAAATTAGCCAGCCCTTCAAACAAAGTGGATGTATCCGTGTTCAAAGTCACTGTTGGCTGTTGATAAAAGGGTATAGATACCGCGCCGCCAAACATTAAATCGACCGAAGAATTCAAGGCCTGCGCCATATCTTTAATGGCCGACCCGCGCAATCCGGTTCGATTGTAATCTGCCTGCACGGCCTGAAACATGGCCATAGCCAATTCGTGTCTGTATAAATCGACATTAACTGGCACAGTACCCATGGTTAGTGCGCCATTCGCCCCCATTCCGTCTAACAAGCCATCAGTAGAAAGGTCATCGAACGCTAATTCACTGAAGGCAATGGTGTTATATAACGCATGCACATCAACGTTGTTGGTCTCGCTGATATTGACAGTCAACTGTGACAAACCGCCCAATGCTAAGCCATACAAGTGACGGTCAGTAACAAAGGAAGTGCCACTGGCCACATCCGTAATATCCACAGGCCGGGTTGTAGTAGTATCGAATCCCAGTAAGTTACCGGTTCTCTGGTTTGCTGCACTAATGGCAGACTCAGTCTCATCACCGTTGTCGATATTGTAAGTGGCCAGAGCGTAGGCTAGATGAGAAAAAAAACTCACATTGAGTGACAAATTCTCCCCAGAAGTATAAAGGCTGAGGGCGCACAATTCCTTGCCGGTAGCGGGAACCTCTCGGTTACTGGCGGCTTCGAAGTAAGTGCCATTGGTGGCGCACACCAAAATTGGTTGATCTCGGGTTTGAAGATCAAGAGCGTAAGATCCATTTCCATCAGCGGTCGTACTCGCCAGCTCGTCACCACGAGCGCCATCGTAGGCATAGGCAGTGACATCGGCGTCAACAATCGAACTGTTGCCGCTAACTTGGCTAACAGGCCTCGGCTTAGCAGTTACCGATGTTGTTGTTTCTTTCTCACACCCTGCACTAAAAAAGCAGACTAATAATACTAAGAAAATCACCCGATCTTTACGCCACATACTCCCCCCTTAAGGTAAGAAACACATCCATATTCAACTAAGAGTCATCGGTGTTCAACGTTAATTTATTATCCCAATCTTTGTCACTGTACAAATCGACACCTCTGGCGCTGGCTTCTTCCTCCACCATCGCCAAATAGGCATTAAAACGTTCAAAGTCTTCCTGATTTGATAATTTATCCACGACCTGCAACAAACGCTGGATGAACATTAAAGGCTGAATATCAAGATACTTCCAACGCGAGACAGCCGAGACCTTACTACCCAGCATCAACGAAAAATCCGTCATAGAAACCGGGTCTTCACTAAAAAAAACATCATTCACTTTGTCGCGTAATTTCGCGGCATCCACATTTTTTAAAAGAGGCATTTCCTCTGGATATTTCGTGTAAAAGCGCAACAAAATAGCGATCGCAGGAGACAACGGCTCTTCTTGTTTCATACGCTCGTACAATTTGGAAACAGAAACAATGCCAAAAACGTGGCAAGCCTCCAAAGTATTTAATTTGTGCTTATCAATAAACGCTTTAAAATTAGACCCAACCATAGGTCGAGATTTTTGGGATCTTCTAGCCATATACTTCGCCCGTTCTTATTTTTAGCCACCATCGACCCGCCTCTAGCCCGTAGTCAGAAAGAACCGCGCATCGACATCATGTGGGCTGTATACCATATGATGGCGACAATGCAAATCCAAATCACCTTTCCGAAACCGCTCTCTATGCAAATGTTAAAAATAGGAGCGGTAAGAAAAAACATGAACAACGGCACGATGAGATTGGCGAATCCGTGGCTTGAGAAATACAAAGAAGCGACGACCCAGCCACCGATATTCCCGAAAAACGCTGTCACGGCCAGCATTCCCAGCGCATCGTCAGCTGCGCCCTTAGGGATGCGCACCACCGCGCCGTTGCTGCGCATGGCGATAATCGAAGGCAGGCAAAGTAAAGAAAAAAAGATGACAAATGCAAGCATAGTTAGTCTCCTTATGGCCGGTTAACCCGGCATCAAATCCTCTGTTGAATGATCCGTTCGACTTGGCTGTTCGTTGCGTGAGGCCAGCGGTGTTCCGTGTTGGGGGCCTTGAGTTTGATTATGCCGCTCGCCATCGTTTTGCGCGGAATCTTGTTCATGAACACTAGCCTGCTCATGACGGCCATTGTTTTGACCGGCTACACCTCCGTCATCACGTGCATCCTCGGCACCCTGGTGCTGCTCATACACATCGAAGTCAAAACCGGGGCCGTGCGGGATGCTTACGGTATCCTGGCTGTCAAACGGCAATTCCGCCTGATGACTCGCGCCTTGCGTCGAATCTTGCGGGACATGGGAATGAGCCTCTGGCATTAGGTCATCGGTTCCGTTGACTTGAGCGGCAACAGGACGACCAAAGCCCCGACCTCCCCCATCGTCGTCGCCGCTACCACCACTGTTTTGGCGCGGCAACGTTTTCATGGGTTCGGGAACACTGTTTTTTTGGCCACGCCCTATGTGCGCGAAAAACGCCCCGAAATTGCGCAACTCTTGACCCGGCTCCTCAGAGTGCGGCGCAACCATATCTGTT comes from the Gammaproteobacteria bacterium genome and includes:
- a CDS encoding tyrosine-type recombinase/integrase, which gives rise to MSKIGQARVLDEDQFAALLAEIQKNRHPEKNTLLMEISFKLGLRVQEIALLRIKEVVDLGPQYPRGFKIKDLLVLPKGFTKGARAMERCQATPSRRSVRFTLEEFDQVVQRIVKDAKSGPVNPEEYYPEQTKKGGKTRELPIVDTNLKSAIGGYIEHRLEKNPSLKPNNPLIISQKGGAYSPNTLQDHMSMILKKWAGIERASSHSGRRTLATKLLHKQKEHLKTVQQILGHKDASTTVIYHELPESEIRNVLKKVGENFE
- a CDS encoding Ig-like domain-containing protein; protein product: MWRKDRVIFLVLLVCFFSAGCEKETTTSVTAKPRPVSQVSGNSSIVDADVTAYAYDGARGDELASTTADGNGSYALDLQTRDQPILVCATNGTYFEAASNREVPATGKELCALSLYTSGENLSLNVSFFSHLAYALATYNIDNGDETESAISAANQRTGNLLGFDTTTTRPVDITDVASGTSFVTDRHLYGLALGGLSQLTVNISETNNVDVHALYNTIAFSELAFDDLSTDGLLDGMGANGALTMGTVPVNVDLYRHELAMAMFQAVQADYNRTGLRGSAIKDMAQALNSSVDLMFGGAVSIPFYQQPTVTLNTDTSTLFEGLANLNFSYSDPYGVTNVSTTIGTLPATVTENANRDGAAASLDTTLLPDGRYTLSIVVENVYGFQQNIEREIVVINSTATQLSGVSSLLFSQVTVFEYDPSATDSKGAQLATSNTNGAGTYTFDLRILNTPILICSSNGSYREWASDVGVNANGYELCAVHNFQLNQTAQLSLTYYTHLAYALANYLSGQGETAANSITQANQRFATLLGFDVVSTAALNITDAANRTSFPTDGHRYGIAIAAVSQLALEIGEANAVDAHSLYHSLSLSVTAYDDLLADGLLDGTGSQGSISLGSVVVDVDTYRYQTASAMFTAVNSAYNLSGLDGGDVKATVEALNFASDSVFGGLPTQSFDSLPTITFNTDTTGYTVGTLVTDFSITDPYGIKDVTVTLAGSPVNFTNSGNNYSASIDTTVIVDGPYDLQIVATNIFDGADTFTRNIDVFNTPPSTVDGEVFQNLVFNGDLRVYSFAGGVKGAELAATVTDALGRYELSILSPATPILIEVTSGRYIEEASAINIPLQATQNHILRAVAHLVPGNTVKVNVTTWTNIATGIAQYRIANGSSVDNAIFSANYDVSTILGLDILSTVPRDITDINNAGALTNSLLYGFYAGGLSQWSLDLSTVFDPSPHSFTNSINFSMVAYEDALFDGLLNGIGSTGQLTFGGLNITANTYRHDIALGIIRMANNINNQTGLTATQLLPSARALNDSSHALFDSIPTVAIDESGPTVTQFSPSNNVYSSGLVTVSGTVSDLVGVSSVELFYNGASQGVSATIPDFSFDLDTFAMNDCICTLTLAVTNIAGTTNNTEHLINIDNKQYLYAHNAIRDSRPAFQSNTQAFSYADNGIFTEESELIDIEVFALNPNQRYIYALDRLVPRSLRYELDPVTGVPFDPVEVDVYHGDITSGFSELNQYVFDASGEYFYAGVSHTAGGSIHRYRVEQDGSLTFISSISTGGRIVFKLAVHPSNNRIYVGSVITTGVHEIEIYNIEPNGSLSFQSNVSKLSTEQFVDVLLDPAGDYAYLRDSANNSISRFRVSADGSLVVQNRVTTLLSPAYEIMLVSSDYQYVYILADNETIMAYAVDFQTGVFSQIPGSPFSIDLSAREAARDPSFLNSSQTQFIGLDVTGTSIFAVGHSYGVIKANITQDGGIGTFSVVKQGYGGYRHRLFSTRGIANVP
- a CDS encoding Ig-like domain-containing protein — encoded protein: MFRKLHVFLFVIGSSIAACGTDDPESQPDPVTIDYSIWGQTLSSSDNGLVAASLYEGEERARTELLDRGMYYIWIYDVERSSTSTPTINRWMSGDYIEDADMALVTINSSDELYVAYNTSIYSRITANINYYTTLSTGLAQYSNSFAVNPVLHISVSNDAIWDLAGFNILHTNVAKVSVAPTRTYTDNEILNGYVHAAISQLTLDESVNAGNVMRMRPYTIADYITIAHNDIRYDGVLNGVGVNGTQLFMGDRAVGTEMYRHDLAVAMMKFADNPYNLLGYDKVGMLGLAIAVNDSTDSIYGETPIVAIDEGGAVISNFEPADGSSVSGDAMFSVDLVDTTGIVQVEFFIDDVHYSYGWFPNTRPLSTTSTIQFYVPVFQPDGTSGTHTVRVDVTNVYGTITSLTNTNVTFDNL
- a CDS encoding SIR2 family protein, with protein sequence MNKTKVFEFLSNATIPVLFAGAGVSAKAGLPTWGTLLKELAEQTRQYNTLTRQMMVERIAEHDLVNAATYFFSCPGMTINSKFMAIRSILGSYDSNGLQDVMKIPFRSVVTTNYDRALHDAYSYVKRRSSLEFHGDKLNQAEYERDFYIARIHGAIEDYDSIVMSEEHYRNINNNDKYCDFLTHMFTTTNILFVGFSFLDPAIKNVLNIIYDKYGGIHNGSHLALVPNNAQAELVSEFDKFSIEKIHYNSENNHKQMWDCLRECANRLSQGSFDFGSYKLIPFKKAELYLSSCYARTKLGPQVMPLKDAIIEGIISQLIISSGIGAARSEIYCKIHESLVISQKESKELVDRAIFKLTSEGLCQEKDNRFVWIGKDDSIFNESLEKLINGVIDRFIVRYGGQDKQEYRDCLLKVFEKLILYRGWDLGAAYAKYETPDQINIRPIFNEETPNISNHTKQSIFESLEDLLNNPSTTESRVLAELGRISFGLEVVFQSPHDTLFHSLTLPDAIYLDANVLMPAITKGHPYYQIYVDTIESLVNATSESGKKLNIYAYGEYLKETVRHKNYAETEIESMGDRVIDMLRDEVVLFGHSSLNVFIAGYLNYVARDKKLTFNQYLKENAPYNSIKSMVPFIKKKGIETIEDKNTVDRNADYPGILNELEKAYVDDSEKSASLIQHDAKMLSMLNYDLQAGKSSLFITADNKLKKKIEKTKYSSLSNYMMSHIGLSQLVDLLVGTKVHSGITKLLWSTQVSSDTEKVKNLLISKALHHYDEGLAMSLPDKVESVAEDIVIELNKKNLDLSTNDAGDREKIFDTIGSFEEKFYEGMRAAIEKKRLENNE